Proteins encoded in a region of the Raphanus sativus cultivar WK10039 chromosome 8, ASM80110v3, whole genome shotgun sequence genome:
- the LOC130499076 gene encoding uncharacterized protein At3g43530-like, with translation MSPKTRLAEKKEKAGASEKKKNAAVKRKEAAAKRRAAVKKKREASKRSETTKKKRKRDSGLDGGSSSNPTKRTRNRVRETAGSPPENEGVHSPTPNPTTPRPVSPSQPEKSPTPTHAANEAENPQQPRVTSGSSTKSPSHRVDEQNDEEIGSNNRDPNTPEVAVDNEAPRTVERDMTVEADRPAGFFFNPSDYQKGCKLSSRCRQHDFLTMLNAVDKFDASEKSWFQDHPQFKHIFHMDCTSTRKMMGLWMLLLRTMHTGKGRQAWFGVNGVPVRYSIREHSLISGLYCHSYPENYQKIGNMKFARKYFKVKKTKDGKEKGLQVTEEDVKEKLQKMKFDGSGDRLRMLVLYFLARVLRGRSKANYFIEYFLLQAVEDLEFCTKFPWGRYTFEDCMKEIFHVRDHFRDGIPEEAQWPFPGFINPLEILAFECIPVLREKFREPVPNCLDGCPRMCKWRFKRTGTTGFPLDMIYRTLGETKEIISILEPVGYELDLLYQIMDEGTFADLELKDDSDTPDIAVDSWNMILLQPGSKIFWPDLYEMDVRTREQQEEAGGEAGGEAGRERLRELEAGGNAGVEAGGEPGGEAGGEPGGEAGRERLRELELKLNKRMDDGFALRDEKIRLLTARVKELEEDKIQRENWSFQVETDYVSGGRRREGEMHGDKVGDKEADKEDGEGDKEEGDEEDGDEGDKGDDEADKEEGDEEDGDEGDKDDDEADKEEGDEEDGDEGDKDDDEADKEDGDEADKDGEDGDEVDSDDDEADKDGEDGDEVDSDDDEADKDGEDGEKQIEAEAEKDGEKQIEAEKDGETAAEKLVQDTEERFDEDGDEQSTLQIMADTAERFEKAAAEKAAADKTDSQDAGERPKRVSKVSHLLRSPFTPN, from the exons ATGTCGCCAAAAACTCGTCTCGccgagaagaaagaaaaagcgGGAGcgtcggagaagaagaagaacgccGCCGTGAAAAGAAAGGAAGCGGCAGCGAAAAGGAGAGCCGCCgttaagaaaaagagagaagcgTCGAAGAGGAGTGAAACcacaaagaagaagaggaagcgaGATAGTGGTCTGGACGGTGGGTCCTCGTCGAATCCAACCAAGAGGACTCGGAATCGTGTGAGAGAAACCGCAGGATCTCCACCGGAAAATGAAGGCGTTCATTCCCCCACACCGAACCCCACCACACCACGCCCAGTGTCTCCGAGTCAGCCAGAAAAATCGCCAACACCAACTCATGCAGCGAATGAGGCCGAGAATCCACAACAACCTCGAGTAACCTCAGGCTCTTCCACAAAGAGTCCTTCACATCGTGTAGACGAGCAGAACGATGAGGAGATTGGATCTAACAACAGAGATCCAAACACACCCGAGGTTGCCGTTGATAATGAGGCGCCAAGAACG GTTGAGAGGGATATGACCGTAGAAGCTGACAGACCTGCTGGTTTTTTCTTCAACCCGAGCGACTATCAAAAGGGTTGCAAGCTCTCCTCAAGGTGCCGGCAACACGATTTCCTGACCATGCTGAACGCGGTTGATAAGTTTGATGCCTCAGAGAAGAGTTGGTTTCAGGATCATCCTCAGTTCAAGCATATATTCCACATGGATTGTACCTCAACAAGAAAAATGATGGGATTGTGGATGTTGCTACTTCGTACTATGCATACAGGAAAGGGTAGACAAGCTTGGTTTGGAGTAAACGGTGTTCCAGTTAGATACTCCATCAGGGAGCATAGCCTTATCTCTGGTTTATACTGCCACTCATATCCAGAAAACTATCAAAAGATAGGGAACATGAAGTTTGCGAGAAAGTATTTTAAAGTGAAGAAGACAAAGGATGGGAAGGAAAAGGGTCTGCAAGTGACAGAAGAAGATGTCAAAGAGAAACTTCAGAAGATGAAGTTTGATGGTAGTGGCGATCGTCTGAGGATGTTGGTTCTTTACTTTCTGGCTAGAGTTTTAAGAGGAAGGTCAAAAGCAAATTACTTCATTGAGTATTTCCTTCTTCAAGCAGTAGAAGATCTAGAGTTTTGCACCAAATTTCCATGGGGCCGTTACACATTTGAAGATTGCATGAAAGAGATTTTTCATGTGAGGGATCATTTTCGTGATGGGATCCCAGAGGAGGCACAATGGCCATTTCCTGGGTTTATCAACCCTTTGGAG ATATTAGCATTTGAATGTATCCCTGTCCTTAGAGAAAAATTCAGAGAGCCTGTTCCAAACTGTCTTGATGGTTGTCCAAGAATGTGCAAATGGAGGTTCAAGAGGACCGGCACAACAGGATTTCCACTTGACATGATTTATCGGACGCTAGGAGAGACAAAG GAGATTATCAGTATTTTGGAACCAGTAGGATATGAACTAGACCTTTTGTATCAAATCATGGATGAAGGGACTTTTGCAGACTTGGAGCTGAAAGATGATTCGGATACGCCAGACATAGCTGTTGACAGTTGGAACATGATCCTACTTCAACCAGGGAGTAAAATATTCTGGCCGGATCTATATGAGATGGATGTGAGGACCCGAGAGCAACAAGAGGAAGCAGGAGGCGAGGCAGGAGGAGAGGCAGGTCgtgagagattaagagaattaGAGGCAGGGGGAAATGCAGGTGTTGAGGCAGGGGGCGAGCCAGGAGGCGAGGCAGGGGGCGAGCCAGGAGGCGAGGCAGGTCgtgagagattaagagaattaGAGTTGAAGTTGAACAAAAGGATGGATGATGGATTTGCATTGAGAGACGAAAAAATTCGTCTTCTGACagcaagagtaaaggagttggaagaagacaagattcagagagaaaATTGGTCATTCCAAGTTGAAACTGATTATGTTTCAGGAGGCAGAAGAAGGGAGGGCGAGATGCATGGTGATAAGGTGGGTGATAAAGAAGCTGATAAGGAGGATGGTGAGGGTGATAAGGAGGAGGGTGATGAGGAGGATGGTGATGAGGGTGATAAGGGTGATGATGAGGCTGATAAGGAGGAGGGTGATGAGGAGGATGGTGATGAGGGTGATAAGGATGATGATGAGGCTGATAAGGAGGAGGGTGATGAGGAGGATGGTGATGAGGGTGATAAGGATGATGATGAGGCTGATAAGGAGGATGGTGATGAGGCTGATAAGGACGGCGAGGATGGTGATGAGGTTgacagtgatgatgatgaggctGATAAGGACGGCGAGGATGGTGATGAGGTTgacagtgatgatgatgaggctGATAAGGACGGCGAGGATGGTGAGAAGCAGATTGAGGCAGAGGCTGAGAAGGATGGTGAGAAACAGATTGAGGCTGAGAAGGATGGTGAGACAGCTGCTGAGAAGTTAGTGCAAG ATACTGAAGAGAGATTTGATGAGGATGGAGATGAGCAATCTACACTTCAGATTATGGCAGACACTGCAGAGAGATTTGAGAAGGCTGCTGCGGAAAAAGCTGCTGCGGACAAGACAGATTCACAGGATGCTGGTGAGAGGCCAAAGAGGGTGTCCAAGGTTTCTCATTTGTTGAGGTCTCCTTTTACGCCAAACTAA
- the LOC130498327 gene encoding probable BOI-related E3 ubiquitin-protein ligase 3, whose product MALPHHFDPHLQDSKTFRDFCGISQALGFDSSANLHDQSQHPPYIPPFHVPGFAPGPVLQTDGSDDFEWNSSSYGRKRLKEMDFMDHNSQISSIDFWQGRSVSTGLGLSLDNANGSAFLSLLGDDVDRELQRQDSEIDRFLKVQGDQLRHAILEKIQTSQHKTVSLMEERVIQTLRGKDEELEMINRKNKELEVRIEQLTLEAEAWQQRANYNENMIAALNYNLERAHGRPRESMEGCGDSELDDTASCFNGKATMMMCRFCGVREVCMLLLPCKHMCLCKECESKLSSCPLCQSSKFLGMEVYM is encoded by the exons ATGGCGCTTCCTCACCATTTCGATCCTCACCTACAAGACTCCAAGACTTTCAG AGACTTTTGCGGGATTTCACAAGCATTAGGGTTCGACAGCTCCGCGAATCTCCATGATCAATCTCAGCATCCTCCGTATATTCCTCCTT TCCACGTTCCCGGTTTTGCACCTGGACCGGTTTTGCAAACCGACGGTTCTGATGACTTCGAGTGGAACAGCAGCAGCTACGGTCGAAAGAGACTAAAGGAAATGGATTTCATGGACCACAATTCTCAGATATCTTCGATTGATTTTTGGCAAGGCCGGTCTGTCTCAACCGGTTTGGGTCTTTCCCTTGACAATGCTAATGGCTCTGCTTTCTTGTCCCTCCTCGGAGACGATGTTGATCGGGAGTTACAAAGGCAGGATTCTGAAATCGATCGGTTTCTCAAGGTTCAG GGAGACCAATTACGGCATGCTATCCTCGAGAAGATCCAGACGAGTCAGCATAAAACTGTGTCGCTCATGGAGGAAAGAGTGATCCAGACACTTCGTGGAAAAGACGAGGAACTCGAGATGATAAACCGAAAGAACAAGGAACTCGAGGTTCGAATTGAACAGCTGACACTGGAAGCCGAGGCATGGCAACAACGTGCGAACTACAACGAGAACATGATTGCTGCTCTCAACTACAATCTCGAACGAGCTCACGGTCGGCCTAGAGAGAGCATGGAAGGATGTGGAGACAGCGAATTGGATGACACAGCGTCTTGCTTCAATGGTAAGGCCACGATGATGATGTGCAGGTTTTGTGGAGTGAGAGAGGTGTGTATGTTGTTGTTGCCGTGTAAGCATATGTGTTTGTGTAAGGAGTGTGAGAGTAAGCTTAGCTCTTGTCCTTTGTGTCAGTCTTCTAAGTTTCTAGGGATGGAAGTCTACATGTGA
- the LOC130498322 gene encoding uncharacterized protein LOC130498322: protein MHGDKVGDKEADKEDGEGDKEEGDEEDGDEGDKGDDEADKEEGDEEDGDEGDKDDDEADKEDGDEADKDGEDGDEVDSDDDEADKDGEDGDEVDSDDDEADKDGEDGEKQIEAEAEKDGEKQIEAEKDGETAAEKLVQDTEERFDEDGDEQSTLQIMADTAERFEKAAAEKAAADKTDSQDAGERPKRVSKVSHLLRSPFTPN from the exons ATGCATGGTGATAAGGTGGGTGATAAAGAAGCTGATAAGGAGGATGGTGAGGGTGATAAGGAGGAGGGTGATGAGGAGGATGGTGATGAGGGTGATAAGGGTGATGATGAGGCTGATAAGGAGGAGGGTGATGAGGAGGATGGTGATGAGGGTGATAAGGATGATGATGAGGCTGATAAGGAGGATGGTGATGAGGCTGATAAGGACGGCGAGGATGGTGATGAGGTTgacagtgatgatgatgaggctGATAAGGACGGCGAGGATGGTGATGAGGTTgacagtgatgatgatgaggctGATAAGGACGGCGAGGATGGTGAGAAGCAGATTGAGGCAGAGGCTGAGAAGGATGGTGAGAAACAGATTGAGGCTGAGAAGGATGGTGAGACAGCTGCTGAGAAGTTAGTGCAAG ATACTGAAGAGAGATTTGATGAGGATGGAGATGAGCAATCTACACTTCAGATTATGGCAGACACTGCAGAGAGATTTGAGAAGGCTGCTGCGGAAAAAGCTGCTGCGGACAAGACAGATTCACAGGATGCTGGTGAGAGGCCAAAGAGGGTGTCCAAGGTTTCTCATTTGTTGAGGTCTCCTTTTACGCCAAACTAA
- the LOC130499077 gene encoding uncharacterized protein LOC130499077, with translation MSPKTRLAEKKEKAGASEKKKNAAVKRKEAAAKRRAAVKKKREASKRSETTKKKRKRDSGLDGGSSSNPTKRTRNRVRETAGSPPENEGVHSPTPNPTTPRPVSPSQPEKSPTPTHAANEAENPQQPRVTSGSSTKSPSHRVDEQNDEEIGSNNRDPNTPEVAVDNEAPRTVERDMTVEADRPAGFFFNPSDYQKGCKLSSRCRQHDFLTMLNAVDKFDASEKSWFQDHPQFKHIFHMDCTSTRKMMGLWMLLLRTMHTGKGRQAWFGVNGVPVRYSIREHSLISGLYCHSYPENYQKIGNMKFARKYFKVKKTKDGKEKGLQVTEEDVKEKLQKMKFDGSGDRLRMLVLYFLARVLRGRSKANYFIEYFLLQAVEDLEFCTKFPWGRYTFEDCMKEIFHVRDHFRDGIPEEAQWPFPGFINPLEILAFECIPVLREKFREPVPNCLDGCPRMCKWRFKRTGTTGFPLDMIYRTLGETKEIISILEPVGYELDLLYQIMDEGTFADLELKDDSDTPDIAVDSWNMILLQPGSKIFWPDLYEMDVRTREQQEEAGGEAGGEAGRERLRELEAGGNAGVEAGGEPGGEAGGEPGGEQE, from the exons ATGTCGCCAAAAACTCGTCTCGccgagaagaaagaaaaagcgGGAGcgtcggagaagaagaagaacgccGCCGTGAAAAGAAAGGAAGCGGCAGCGAAAAGGAGAGCCGCCgttaagaaaaagagagaagcgTCGAAGAGGAGTGAAACcacaaagaagaagaggaagcgaGATAGTGGTCTGGACGGTGGGTCCTCGTCGAATCCAACCAAGAGGACTCGGAATCGTGTGAGAGAAACCGCAGGATCTCCACCGGAAAATGAAGGCGTTCATTCCCCCACACCGAACCCCACCACACCACGCCCAGTGTCTCCGAGTCAGCCAGAAAAATCGCCAACACCAACTCATGCAGCGAATGAGGCCGAGAATCCACAACAACCTCGAGTAACCTCAGGCTCTTCCACAAAGAGTCCTTCACATCGTGTAGACGAGCAGAACGATGAGGAGATTGGATCTAACAACAGAGATCCAAACACACCCGAGGTTGCCGTTGATAATGAGGCGCCAAGAACG GTTGAGAGGGATATGACCGTAGAAGCTGACAGACCTGCTGGTTTTTTCTTCAACCCGAGCGACTATCAAAAGGGTTGCAAGCTCTCCTCAAGGTGCCGGCAACACGATTTCCTGACCATGCTGAACGCGGTTGATAAGTTTGATGCCTCAGAGAAGAGTTGGTTTCAGGATCATCCTCAGTTCAAGCATATATTCCACATGGATTGTACCTCAACAAGAAAAATGATGGGATTGTGGATGTTGCTACTTCGTACTATGCATACAGGAAAGGGTAGACAAGCTTGGTTTGGAGTAAACGGTGTTCCAGTTAGATACTCCATCAGGGAGCATAGCCTTATCTCTGGTTTATACTGCCACTCATATCCAGAAAACTATCAAAAGATAGGGAACATGAAGTTTGCGAGAAAGTATTTTAAAGTGAAGAAGACAAAGGATGGGAAGGAAAAGGGTCTGCAAGTGACAGAAGAAGATGTCAAAGAGAAACTTCAGAAGATGAAGTTTGATGGTAGTGGCGATCGTCTGAGGATGTTGGTTCTTTACTTTCTGGCTAGAGTTTTAAGAGGAAGGTCAAAAGCAAATTACTTCATTGAGTATTTCCTTCTTCAAGCAGTAGAAGATCTAGAGTTTTGCACCAAATTTCCATGGGGCCGTTACACATTTGAAGATTGCATGAAAGAGATTTTTCATGTGAGGGATCATTTTCGTGATGGGATCCCAGAGGAGGCACAATGGCCATTTCCTGGGTTTATCAACCCTTTGGAG ATATTAGCATTTGAATGTATCCCTGTCCTTAGAGAAAAATTCAGAGAGCCTGTTCCAAACTGTCTTGATGGTTGTCCAAGAATGTGCAAATGGAGGTTCAAGAGGACCGGCACAACAGGATTTCCACTTGACATGATTTATCGGACGCTAGGAGAGACAAAG GAGATTATCAGTATTTTGGAACCAGTAGGATATGAACTAGACCTTTTGTATCAAATCATGGATGAAGGGACTTTTGCAGACTTGGAGCTGAAAGATGATTCGGATACGCCAGACATAGCTGTTGACAGTTGGAACATGATCCTACTTCAACCAGGGAGTAAAATATTCTGGCCGGATCTATATGAGATGGATGTGAGGACCCGAGAGCAACAAGAGGAAGCAGGAGGCGAGGCAGGAGGAGAGGCAGGTCgtgagagattaagagaattaGAGGCAGGGGGAAATGCAGGTGTTGAGGCAGGGGGCGAGCCAGGAGGCGAGGCAGGGGGCGAGCCAGGAGGCGAG caagagtaa